The DNA segment CTGCCCTCCGCCGCCGTCCACCGGGTGAGCTCGCCCAGGGTGATGAGAACCCCGAAGGCGAGGGCCGTACCGCGTTCGTCGAGACCGCTCCACAGGCTGGTGAGCAGGCACACGGTGGCGAGAAGGGCGGCGCAGGCGTGGACGAGACCGAGCAGGAGGGGTCGTGCGGGGGCGCTCACCGGTGTGCCCCCGGCGCACTGGCGACCGGTGGGCGGGGAGGGCGCCCGGAGGCTTCGTCCGCGGTCACGGCGGGATGCCAGCCGTGCTGGTCCACGGCCCGGACGAGGGCGGTGACCATACGGGGGTCGAACTGCGAACCCGCGCACTTCTCCAGCTCCCGCAGCGCGACGGGCACCGGCCGGGCCCGCGAGTACGACCGGTTGGACGTCATCGCGTCGAAGGCGTCCGCGACCGCCACCACCCGTGCCGGTTCCGGGATCTGACTGCCCAACAGTCCGTAGGGGTACCCGCTGCCGTCCAGCCGCTCATGGTGATGCAGTACGGCGGCCCGGGCCTCGCCGAGGAAGGAGATCCCGCGGACCATCTCGTGTCCGTACTCGGGGTGCAGTTCGATGACCCGCCGTTCCTCGGGCGTGAGCGGCCCGTCCTTGCGCAGCAGCCGCGTGGGCACCCCGAGCTTCCCGACGTCGTGCAGGATCCCGGCGAAGCGGAGCACCTCGACGCGTTCGTCGGCCATGCCCAGCTCGCGCGCGATCATCATCGAGGCCTGTCCGACGCGCTCGCTGTGGCCGCGGGTGTAGCCGTCCTTGATGTCGACGGCCTGGACGAGCGCCCGGATGGTCGCCTGATGAGCCGCGCGTTCCCGGTGGTACTGCGCGAACATCCACCACGACACGCACATCGGCAGCAGCACGAGCAACGCGGCGACGGGACCGTACGGGCTGCGCCACAGCACGGCCATCATCAGCCCGGCCAGACCGTGGACGGCGATCGGCGCGAGCGACCGCAGGAACAGCCCGCGCCAGGCACGCCGTGCCGGCACGCGGTCGGCGAGCGTCCGGATCCCGCCGTCGAGAGCCGCAATGACGAGGCAGAACGCCAGCACCGCGGCTCCGGCGGGCGCGAGCGCGTACGGAAAGTCGGACGCCTGTACGGCGTCGTGCTCGCCCAGTGCCCAGTGCACGCGGGCGGCCACATACACCGCGATCACGAGCTGCGCCGCCCGCCACACCCGTCGCAGCAGGTGCGGTCGGCCGGCGACCGGGGCGACCAGCGCTCCCGGCACCGCGACCAGTGCGGCGGCGGACGGGGGCAGCAGGAAGGCTCCGGCGAGGAGCACGGGATAGAACGAGCCGGACAGCCGCGCGCCCCCGGCATAGAGCGCGGCGAGCAGCGCCGGCGCCCACCAGGGGGTGCGTGTCAACGGCAGTGTGTGCAGGCAGAACAGGGCGCCGAGGGCGACACAGACGACGTAGCCACGTACCCGTGTGGGTGTCGCCTCCATAACGCCCCTCCCCGGCAACGCGCTTCAAGCACGGGACCCTAGGGCGGGCAGGGGAGGTCCGCAGTCCATGACGGCGGGATTAGCACGTTCGAGTGACGGCCGTGCGTTCAGGATTCCTGTGGCGCTGCCGTCACGTCGTGGTCGGGCACGGCCTGACCCGAGCGGATCAGGTCGATCCGCCCCATGACCTTGGCGCGCAGGTCCGTCGGCACGTCGTCATGGCCGCAGCACCGCTTGACGAGCTTCTTCACGGCCTCTTCGAGGCCGTACTTCTCGAGGCACGGCGAGCACTCCCGGAAGTGCTGCTTGAACTTGTCGCGATCGACGTCCGGCATCTCACTGTCGAGGAACTCGTAGAGATGATCGAGTACCTCACTGCAGTCCGTCTCGTGCGGCTCTCCGCAGCTCATGAGCCCGAGCCTTTCGCTTCGTTCGACTCTCCGGCGCCGGCCGGGACCAGCCCGCGCTCACGCGCGTAGTCCTCGAGCATGCCGCGCAGTTGACGGCGGCCCCGGTGCAGCCGGGACATCACCGTACCGATGGGTGTCCCCATGATGTCCGCGATCTCCTTGTACGCAAAGCCCTCTACGTCGGCCAGATACACGGCGATGCGGAACTCCTCGGGGATCGCCTGGAGCGCTTCCTTCACGTCCGAGTCGGGCAGGTGGTCGAGCGCCTGCGACTCCGCGGAGCGCAAGCCCGTCGACATGTGCGACTCGGCGCGGGCGAGCTGCCAGTCCTCGATCTCCTCGGCCGCGGAGCGCTGGGGTTCGCGCTGCTTCTTGCGGTACGAGTTGATGAAGGTATTGGTGAGGATCCGGTACAGCCACGCCTTCAGGTTGGTGCCCTCGCGGAACTGGTGGAAGGACGCGTACGCCTTGGCGTACGTCTCCTGCACCAGGTCCTCGGCGTCGGCAGGGTTGCGCGTCATGCGCAGCGCGGCCGAGTACATCTGGTCGAGGTATTCGAGCGCGTCCCGCTCGAAGCGCGCGCTGCGCTCGGCGGTCGTCTCCGCGGACGTGTCCCCGCTCATGCCCTGGCCCTCGGGCTGCTCCGCCTGGCCGTTGTCGGTCCCTGCGTCGGTACCGGGAACCGGACCCACCTCCTCAAGATTCCGGGCAGGGCCGAATCCGGACCCACCTGAATCGGAGGATAGACGACCTGCCGTACCTGCCGCCCCTCGAATAGGCGCGGTCCTGGCCGCATGCAGCACCGTCCACTCCAGGTCAGCTCGGCTGCCGGCGGTCGGGCAGAAGGTCGAACCCATGCGGCGGACTTCCTCTCCTACGACGTGAGCGCTGCTGGTTCAGCACCGCTGTCCGCCACAACAGAGGCCGGGGCCCCGACATTCCCGAGCCTTTACCCGAGTGACCCGGCCCACTTCACTACCGCGTCCGTGACGATCGCCACGGCCTCGTCCTGATCGAGGGGCGCCCGCTTGGGCACGGCCAACCCGTGATCGCCGTACGGCACCTCGACCAGCTCGTAGTCACCGTCGGGAAACTCCTCCGGCTTCCCGAACGGATCGTTCCCGCCCTGGACGACCAGAGTGGGCACGCCGGCCCCGAGCAGCTCGTCGGCGCGGGACTTCTCGGGCTTGCCCGGCGGGTGCAGGGGGAAGCTCAGCGCGAGTACGGCGTGGGCGCCCAGCTCCGTGGCGGTACGGCAGGCGACGCGTGCACCGGCGCTGCGCCCACCGCAGACCACGGGCAGCCCGGGCGCGGCGAGCGCGGGCCACAGGCCCCGCCAGCCGACGTCCAGGGTCTTGGGCGCAGGCGCCACCTTCTTGCCGGCCACCCGCCAGGGCTGCTCCACGAGGGCGACGGTCACTGCGTGGGCCGGGAGGACCTGGGCGAGCGCCTGCAGGTCCCGCGCCCCGATGCCGCCGCCGGCCCCGTGGCTCACCGCCAGCACCAGCCGGGCCTTCCTCGCCGGGTGCCAGGTGATGCGGGCGTCCCCGGCGTCCGTACCAATGATCTCGGTCGTCACGTCGGACTCGGTCGTCACATCATCGGTCGTCACATCAGAAGAGTGTGCCCTCTTCGGGCCCCTCCAGCTCCTTCAGCAGCTCCGGGCCGTTGTTGCGGACGTTGCTGACCAGCGTGGAGACGGGGTAGGCGCGCATCAGCCCGGTGGGCGGCGGGTCGAGCAGCGTCCGCAGCTCCTCCGGGTCCTTGCGGGCCGGGTCGAGCCAGGCGTCCCAGCGGTCCGGCGTCAGCATCAGGGGCATCCGGGGGTGGATGTCGGCCAGCGCGGCCGGTCCCTCCGCAGGGGCCACCGCCAGCGGGGTCGTCTCCGCCTCCGTCGTGATCACGGAGCAGGTCACCCACCAGGCCAGCGGGTGCTCGTCCGGCAGCGTCCTGTCCCGCCAGAACTCGTACAGCCCGGCCATCGCGAACACCGAGCCGTCGGCGGGCAGCACGAAGTACGGCTGCTTGCGCGGGCGTTTCCGCTTTCCCTCGACCTCCAGGTCCCGCTCCTGCGTGCCGGTGACCCACTCGTAGTAGCCGTCGGCGGGGATGATGCAGCGCCGGGAGCTGAAGGCCCGCCGGTACGACGGCTTCTCGTGCACCGTCTCCGCGCGGGCGTTGATCATCTTGAAGGCGCTCTCGGGGGTCTTGGACCAGCTGGGCACCAGGCCCCACTTGAGCTTGCGCAGCTGCCGAACCGGCCGGGGGTCGTCCGCGTCTTTCAAGGGACGGTCGAGGACGACGTGAACTTCTTTCGTCGGAGCCACGTTGTAATCCGCATCAAGGGTCTCCTCGGGCTCCCACTTCTCGATCTCAAAGATTCCTGCGAGATCCTCGGCCCCACGACTAGCCGCATACCGTCCGCACATACGTGCAACACTGCCAGGCCCGCCCGTCACCCGACCACCACCCCTCGCCCACAGGGAGCCACCGCCTTACATGGACAGCACCGCATCCGCCTCGCTCGCCTCCCTCTGGGACGAGGTCTCCGGTAGTCAGCCCGACCCCGACCTGTGGGTGGTGGTCGCCGCCCTGGTGGTCGCGCTCGCCGTCGTCGTCCCGCACCCGCTGTGGCGTCTCTCACGCAACGCCATCACCATCGCCCACGAGGGCGGCCACGGCCTGATCGCGCTGCTGACCGGCCGGACGCTGACCGGCATACGCCTGCACTCCGACACCAGCGGCCTCACCGTCAGCCGCGGCAAGCCGCACGGCATCGGCATGATCCTCACCGCGGCCGCGGGCTACACGGCTCCCCCGCTGCTGGGCCTCGGCGGCGCCGCCCTGCTGGGCGCGGGCCGGATCACCCTCCTGCTGTGGGTGGCGACGGCCCTGCTGGTGGCGATGCTGGTGATGATCCGGAACGCGTACGGGGCACTGACGGTGTTCGTGACCGGCGGCACCTTCGTCCTGGTGTCCTGGCTGACCGGACCTCAGGTACAGGCGGCGTTCGCGTACGTGGTGGTGTGGTTCCTGCTGGTGGGCGGGGTGAGGCCGGCGTTCGAGCTGCAGGCGAAGAGGTCGCGGGGAGGGGCGGGCGACTCGGACGCGGACCAGCTGTCGCGCTTGACGCATGTGCCCGCGTGGTTGTGGTTGTTCCTGTTCCACGCGGTGTCGTTGTGCTCGCTGATAGGCGGCGGTCGCTGGCTGCTCGGGGTGTGACGGCCGGCCTCAAGCGGCGCGGGCCGTCCCGCTGTGCGCTCCGCCGCATGGCGCGACCAGCCCCAACGGCGCCGCACCCGAACAACGGCCTGTGCAACCCCCTCCTTATAAAGTGAACCCATGGCCCAAAACCCCGCCGCCCACACCGCCCTATGGCCCGCCCCGCACGCAAGCGGAGCCGTCGACGCGACGGTCCACGTGCCGGGGTCCAAGTCGGTCACCAACCGCGCCCTCGTCCTCGCCGCCCTGGCGAGCGAGCCCGGCTGGCTGCGCCGCCCCCTGCGTTCCCGCGACACCCTGCTGATGGCCGGCGCGCTGCGGGCGATGGGCGTCGGTATCGAGGAGGGCGTGGGCCCCGAGGGCACCGGCGAGGCCTGGCGGGTGCTCCCCGCGGGCCTGCGGGGCCCGGCCACGGTCGACGTCGGCAACGCCGGCACGGTGATGCGCTTCCTGCCGCCGGTCGCCGCGCTGGCCGACGGCCCCATCCGCTTCGACGGCGACCCCAGGTCGTACGAGCGTCCCCTGAACGGCGTGATCGACGCCCTGCGCGTCCTCGGTGCCCGGATCGACGACGACGGGCGGGGCGCGCTGCCGCTCACGGTCCATGGCGGGGGTGCGCTGGAGGGCGGCCCGGTGGAGATCGACGCCTCGTCGTCGTCCCAGTTCGTCTCGGCGCTCCTGCTCTCCGGCCCGCGATTCAACCAGGGCGTGGAGCTCCGGCACACCGGCTCCTCCCTCCCCTCCATGCCGCACATCCGCATGACCGTCGACATGCTGCGCGCGGTCGGCGCCCAGGTCGACACCCCGGAGTCGGGCGGCGAGCCGAACGTCTGGCGGGTCACGCCGGGCGCCCTGCTCGGCCGTGACCTGACCATCGAGCCGGATCTGTCCAACGCCCAGCCGTTCCTGGCGGCGGCGCTGGTGACCGGCGGCAAGGTCCTCGTCCCGGACTGGCCGACCCGGACCACCCAGCCCGGTGACCGGCTGCGCGAGATCTTCACCGAGATGGGCGGCTCCTGTGAACTCAACGAGTACGGGCTCGTGTTCACCGGTTCGGGTGCCGTCCACGGCATCGACGTGGACCTGAGCGAGGTCGGCGAGCTCACGCCGGGCATCGCCGCGGTCGCGGCCCTCGCGGACTCCCCGTCCACACTGCGCGGCGTGGCGCACCTGCGGCTGCACGAGACGGACCGCCTGGCCGCGCTGACCAAGGAGATCAACGAACTCGGCGGCGACGTCACCGAGACCGCCGACGGTCTGCACATCCGCCCGCGCCGTCTGCACGGCGGGGTCTTCCACACGTACGAGGACCACCGCATGGCGACGGCCGGCGCGATCATCGGCCTCGCGGTCGAGGGCGTACGGATCGAGAACGTGGCGACGACGGCGAAGACCCTCCCGGACTTCCCCGGACTGTGGACCGGGATGCTCGGGGCCTAGGGGACACCGCCATGCGCCGCTACGGCAAGCACACCGACGAGGACGACATCCGCACCCGTCCCGGCCGTCGGAACACCCGGCCCCGTTCGAACATCCGCCCCAAGCACGAGGACGCCGCCGAGGGCATGGTCCTCACCGTCGACCGGGGCCGTCTGACGGTCCTCGTGGACGACCGGATCGTGATGGCCATGAAAGCCCGCGAACTGGGCCGCAAGGCCGCGGTCGTCGGCGACCGGGTGGCACTGGTCGGCGATCTGTCCGGCAAGAAGGACACGCTCGCGCGGATCGTGCGGATCGAGGACCGGACGTCGGTGCTGCGACGGCCGGCCGACGACGACGATCCCTTCGAGCGCGTGGTCGTGGCCAACGCCGACCAACTCGCCATCGTCACCGCCCTCGCCGACCCCGAGCCGCGGCCGCGGCTGATCGACCGCTGTCTGGTGGCGGCGTTCGACGGCGGCCTGGAGCCGTTGCTGGTGATGACGAAGTCGGACCTGGCCCCACCGGCCAAGCTCCTTGAGCTGTACGGCGACCTGGACATCCCGTACGTGGTCACCAGCCGCGACGAGTTGGAGAACGGCGGTGCGGCGGACCGCGTACGGGAGCAACTGGGCGGCAGGGTCACGGCGTTCGTGGGCCACTCGGGTGTCGGCAAGACGACCCTGGTGAACGCGCTGGTGCCGGAGGAACGGCGGCGCTCCACAGGTCTTGTGAACGCGGTGACGGGCCGGGGCCGGCACACGACGACGTCCGCGCTGGCGCTGCCGCTGGCGGAGGTGGACGGCTGGGTGATCGACACCCCCGGCGTCCGCTCCTTCGGCCTGGCGCATGTCGACCCGTCCCGGGTGATCCACGCGTTCCCCGATCTGGAACCGGGAACCGAGGGCTGCCCGCGTGCGTGCAGTCATGATGAACCGGACTGTGCGCTGGACGACTGGGTGGCGCAGGGGCACGCCGATCCGGCACGGCTGTACTCGCTGCGGCGGCTGCTGGCGTCGCGCGAACCCACGGAAGGTGACTGAGAGGCCGACGGAGGAAGGCGACTGACCTCCGCGTTGTTTGTCTCCCTGTAGGGCTGGTAAGGGCATAATCGCACCGAGCCGGATCCAAGCCTGACCAAAGCCTGACGAACCTGACGAAGCGGTCACAGAACGTGGGGATACGGGAGGACAGCACATGGCGTGGCTGCTGGTCATCGTGGCGGGGCTGCTCGAAACCGGGTTCGCCGTCTGCCTGAAGCTGTCGCACGGCTTCAGCCGCCTGTGGCCGACGGTCGCGTTCTGCATCTTCGCCCTCGGCAGTTTCGGGCTGCTGACGCTGGCATTGAGGAAGCTGGACGTGGGGCCGGCGTATGCGGTGTGGACGGGGATCGGCGCGGCGGGCACGGCGATCTACGGGATGATCTTCCTCGGTGACATCGTGTCGACGTTGAAGATCGTGTCGATCAGCCTCGTGATCGTGGGCGTGGTCGGCCTGCAGCTGTCGGGTTCGGCGCAGTGAGCCCCATCCCCTGCTGCGGTCAGTTCGCCAACTGCCGGTGCAGCGCGCTGCGTACGAGGTCGGCGACGCCGCCCTCGCCGGGTGGCGCGGCGACGCAGGACAGGGCCAGCCTGCCGACGAGTTCGCAGGAGCGGGCGAGGTCGGCCGCGTCGGTCTTGTTGACGCCGGGTCCGGTCAGGACCGCCACGGCCCGGTCGCGCACCAGGCCCACGAAGTCGCCGGGTGACGGGAGCGGCCCGTCGGCCCGCCGCTGAGCCGGTACAGCGGAGGAGGACGGGACCGCGGACAGGGTCGGCGAGGGCAGCCGGTCGCTCCAGCAGCCGGTGAGCATGGCGCGGACGAGGACGTTGTCGCGGGCGAGTCCGGCGGTCCACTCCGCGGTGGCGGTGAGCCGGTCGCGGGCGTCGCCGGCGGTGGCGAGGGCGCGCTCGACGCCGGCGAGGTACCCGTCCGCCTCTCGCCTCACGAGTGCGCGGGCCAGGCCTTCCTTGCTCCCGAACTCGTTGTACAGCGTCTGCCGGGACACGCCGGCCGCGGCGGCCACGTCCACCATCCGCACGGCAGACCACGGCCTGCGCGCCAGCGCCGTGTAAGCGGCGTCCAGCAGGGATTCCCGCGCTGCAGGCATCATCGCCTCCCTGGGACGAGCGGCTCTGCGCCCAGATTTGACGCGCGCAGCGGCACTGTCAAGGGTTCGCGAGTGCACGCGGGGGCGCCAGTCGGTCGGGGTGCGCGGGCTCCCGTCGGGTCCCGGGTGCCGGGGAACTTGATCCACGGGCCCTGTAGCCCCACCCCGACCACGACAGATAGCGTTCGTTCCATGCCGGACTACCTCGACGATCTCCGCCTCGCCCACGTCCTCGCGGACGCCGCCGACGCCGCGACCATGGACCGCTTCAAGGCACTCGACCTCAAGGTCGAGACCAAGCCGGACATGACCCCGGTGAGCGAGGCCGACAAGGCCGCCGAGGACCTCATCCGCGGGCAGCTCCAGCGCGCCCGCCCGAGAGACGCGGTCCTCGGAGAGGAGTACGGCATCGAGGGCACCGGCCCCCGCCGCTGGGTGATCGACCCGATCGACGGCACCAAGAACTACGTACGCGGCGTCCCGGTCTGGGCCACCCTCATCTCCCTGACCGAGGCCTCGGAAGGCGGCTACCAGCCGGTCGTGGGCCTCGTCTCCGCCCCCGCCCTCGGCCGCCGCTGGTGGGCAGCCAAGGGACACGGCGCGTTCACGGGCCGCAGTCTGTCCTCCGCCTCCCGCCTGCGCGTCTCCCGCGTCTCGAAGCTGACGGACGCCTCGTTCGCGTACTCCTCACTCAGCGGCTGGGAGGAGCAGGGACGCCTCGACGGCTTCCTCGACCTCACGCGCGAGGTGTGGCGCACGCGCGCGTACGGCGACTTCTGGCCGTACATGATGGTCGCCGAGGGCTCGGTGGACCTGTGCGCCGAGCCCGAGCTGTCCCTGTGGGACATGGCCGCCACCGCGATCGTCGTGACGGAGGCGGGCGGCACCTTCACCGGCCTCGACGGCCGCCCCGGCCCCCACAGCGGCAACGCGGCCGCGTCGAACGGCCTGCTGCACGACGAGCTCCTCGGTTACCTCAACGAACGCTACTGAGCGCCCCCTTGTTGACCCCCTCTTTACCTGTCACTCTGAGAGTCCCCCCACTTGTGAATTTGTGAAACAATGAACAAACGGTGCGGGGGCACTTCAGGAGGTGGCTCCATCCATGCTCGTACGTGACGCCATGAGCACCGTGGTCCTCACCATCGGCCCCACCCACACCCTTCGCCAGGCCGCCGCGCTGATGTCCGCTCGTCGGATCGGCGCGGCCGTGGTCCACGACCCCGACGCCGGCGGCATCGGCATCCTCACCGAACGCGACATCCTCAACTCCGTCGGCCTCGGGCAGAACCCGGACGCCGAGCGCGCCCACGACCACACCACCAACAACGTCGTGTTCGCGGCCCCGTCATGGACCCTGGAGGAGGCGGCCCGCGCCATGGCGCACGGCGGCTTCCGGCATCTGATCGTCCTGGACCACGAAGAACCCGTGGGCATCGTCTCGGTCCGCGACATCATCCGCTGCTGGGCACCCGTACGGCAGCACGTGCCCGCCTAGAGCGCCGGATGGGCCGGACCCCCCAGGGAGCCCGGCCCACTGGCCGCCCACGGTCTTAGACTTTGTCCAGATCAAGCTACGCTCCAAAGTCACACCCATTCGGAATCTGGTCCTCCTGCTGTTAAGGTGTTCTGCATGAGTGACCTTCTGGAACGGCTGCGCGGACGCGGATGGCGGATGACCGCGCAGCGGCGTGTCGTGGCCGAGGTGCTCGCCGGCGATCACGTCCACCTGACGGCCGACGAGGTGCACGCCCGGGCCGTCGCCAAGCTGCCCGAGATCTCCAGGGCGACCGTCTACAACACGCTGGGCGAGCTGGTCACCCTCGGTGAGGTGCTCGAGGTCTCCACCGACAAGCGCGCGAAGCGGTACGACCCGAACGCCCACCGGCCCCACCACCACCTGGTCTGCGCCCAGTGCGGCTCCATCCGGGACGTCCACCCGACGGGCAACCCGATGGCCGACCTCCCGGACTCCGAGCGCTTCGGCTTCACGGTCTCGGACGTCGAGGTGACGTACCGCGGCCTCTGCCCGAACTGCGCGAAGGCCTAGCGGCCACCCCCTGAGCCCCGGCACCCGTCCAGTGCCGGGGCTTTGTGCTGCCCTACCGCGGGCGGGGTTCCAGAATCTGACGACCCGTCATATGGTCAACGACACCCACACGTCCGTTCCGCACTCCGCGAGGAGACAGAAGTGGGAGAGCCATACCCCAAACTCAGAGCGAACGACCTGACACGCACCTTCGGCCGAACCCCCCACACCGTCGACGCCCTCGGCCCCCTCGATCTGACCGTCGCCCCCGGCGAGTTCGTCTGTGTCGTCGGCCCCTCCGGCTGCGGCAAGTCGACGCTGCTGCGCATCGCCGCCGGCCTGCTCCGCCCGAGCACGGGCACCCTGGAGATCCGTACGTCCAGCAGCCGCCCGGCCGCCATGATCTTCCAGGACTACGGCATATACGACTGGAAGACCATCCGCGCGAACGTCCGCTTCGGCCTGGACATCCACCGCCTCCCACGCCGCGAGGCGCACGCCCGTGCCGACGACTGGCTGGCCCGCATGGGCCTGTCGGACTTCGCGGCCGCCTACCCGGCCACCCTCTCCGGCGGCATGCGCCAACGCGTGGCGATCGCGCGGGCGCTGGCTGTGGAGCCCGAACTGCTGCTGATGGACGAGCCGTTCGCGGCGCTCGACGCCCAGCTCCGCACCATCCTCCAGGACGAACTCCTGGACATCACCCAGTCGCTGCGGACCACCACGCTCTTCATCACCCACAGCCTGGAGGAGGCGATCGTCCTCGGCGACCGGGTCCTGGTCATGTCGGCCCGCCCGGGCCGGATCATCGCCGAGCACCGCCCGCCGTTCGCACGCCCGCGCACCGGCAGCATCCGCGCCACCCCCGAGTTCACGGCGCTGAAGAGCGAGCTGTGGGACCTGCTGCGCAAGGAGGCGGTACCGGCATGACGACACTCGCGAAGCCGCCCGCCGAGGCGGTCCTGGTCCGTCGCCCTGGCCCGCAGGAACTGCACCCCGCCCGCACCCACCGCCGCAGGCGCGCACTGGAGCTGTCGCTGGCGCTCGCCGTCCCCCTCTTCCTCCTCCTGCTGTGGCAACTGGCCGCGGCCCAGGCCTGGATCGACGACCGCGTCTACCCGGCCCCCTCGACGATCCTCGCCGACGGCTGGGACCGGGCGGCGGCCGGCGATCTGTGGCCGGACGTATGGGCGACCCTGAAGCGCGTCCTCGCGGGCTACGCGGTCGGCACGGCGGCGGGCTACGCCCTGGGCCTGCTGATGGGTTCCCTGTCTCTGATACGAGCGGCCCTGGAACCGCTCCTGGACGCCCTGTACGTCGTACCGAAGCTGGCCCTGCTCCCGATCTTCCTGAACATGTTCGGCCTGGGCGAGGGCCCGCAGGTGGCCCTGGTCGCGGCCACGGTGTTCTTCTTCGTCTGGATCTCCACCATGTCCGCCGTCATGTCCATCCCCAGCGGCCACCGGGACGCGGGCCAGGTCTTCGGCGCCTCGCGGTGGCAGATGTTCCGCCACGTCCTGCTGCCCGCCTCCCTCCCCGCCGTGCTGGTGGGCGCGCGTATCGCGGCGGGCGTGGCGGTCCTGGTCATCGTCGCGTCGGAGCAGATCGCCGCGACGAACGGCCTGGGCCATCTGATCTTCGATTCACGCGCCCTGTTCCAGAACGACGTGATGTTCGTCGGCATCGTCTGCGTCGCGATCCTCGGAGTTCTCTTCTCCGAACTGATCCGCTTCGCCGGCCGCCTGCTCACCCCCTGGGCACCGAGGGACCGCGGAAGGGGTCAGTCATGAAGCGGAGAACCACGCAACGATACGGCGCTGTCATGGCCGCCGCGGCACTGCTGGCGTCGGCGGCCTGCTCGTCCCCGTACGAGTCGGGCTCCTCCTCGGACGCGGGCGCCGGACAACGCACCATCCGCCCCGTGGAGGGCTGCGGCGAGAAATCCTGGACGGACCCGAAGGACCTCTCCCCGGCCCGAACCCCGGCCCGCTGCCTGCCTGGCGCCCCTCCCGCACAGCCCGTGCCCGAGCCCCGCAAACTGACGATCGCGACCGGGACGCTGAGCGCCGAGTACGTCGCTCCCCTGCAAGTCGCGCTCGACAAGGGCGAGTTCAAGAAGGAGGGCCTGGACGTCACGCTGAAGGTCCTGCCGACCCCGGACGCGCTCCCGCTGCTGGCCAAGGGGGACATCGACGCCCTGTGGGCGGCCCCGGAGGCAGCAGTCATGAACGGCGTCAAGGGCGGCTTCGACATCAAGTGGGTCGCCGGGAACTTCTCCCCCGACCCGAAGTCGAAGAGCGGCCTGTGGGTGCGCTTGAAGGAGGGCGAGAGCGCACGCCGCGTCGCGATGGCAGGCCGCAAGCTGGGCACGATGATCGGCAAGGGCTCGGTCATCGCATACCCCATGGAGAAGGCCCTGGAGCAGCACGGCGGCGGCCTCGCCGACATCCAGTACCAGCAACTGGGCTCGGCCGACGTCCTCACGGCCCTGCAGAACGGCGGCGTCGACTCGGCCTGGCTCCTGGACCCGGTCTGGCGCAAGGTCGACGGCGACCAGGGCTACGCCTTCCTGGGCGGTCAGCCACTGGGCGAGCCCCTGGGCGGCATGCTGTACGGCCGCACGCTGCTGCAGGACGACGTGGACGCGGGAGTCGCCATGATCCGGGCCTACATCCGCACGGTGAACACCTACTTCGCGTCGGACTACAAGCAGGATGCGACCTTCGTCACATACCTCGCCAAAATCCTGAAGTCGGACGAGCCCATCCTGCGATCGACCCCACCACTGCGCATGGACTGGGAAATCCGCGCCGATACGACGACCCGCCTGCAGTCGGCGTACAAGGCACAGGAAGTGGCCGAGGGAGACACCCTCCCGGAGTCCCGGACGGTGAACCGCGCCCTGTACGAGGAGGCGGTGG comes from the Streptomyces sp. NBC_00443 genome and includes:
- the rsgA gene encoding ribosome small subunit-dependent GTPase A, translating into MRRYGKHTDEDDIRTRPGRRNTRPRSNIRPKHEDAAEGMVLTVDRGRLTVLVDDRIVMAMKARELGRKAAVVGDRVALVGDLSGKKDTLARIVRIEDRTSVLRRPADDDDPFERVVVANADQLAIVTALADPEPRPRLIDRCLVAAFDGGLEPLLVMTKSDLAPPAKLLELYGDLDIPYVVTSRDELENGGAADRVREQLGGRVTAFVGHSGVGKTTLVNALVPEERRRSTGLVNAVTGRGRHTTTSALALPLAEVDGWVIDTPGVRSFGLAHVDPSRVIHAFPDLEPGTEGCPRACSHDEPDCALDDWVAQGHADPARLYSLRRLLASREPTEGD
- a CDS encoding DMT family transporter, which gives rise to MAWLLVIVAGLLETGFAVCLKLSHGFSRLWPTVAFCIFALGSFGLLTLALRKLDVGPAYAVWTGIGAAGTAIYGMIFLGDIVSTLKIVSISLVIVGVVGLQLSGSAQ
- a CDS encoding TetR/AcrR family transcriptional regulator; this translates as MPAARESLLDAAYTALARRPWSAVRMVDVAAAAGVSRQTLYNEFGSKEGLARALVRREADGYLAGVERALATAGDARDRLTATAEWTAGLARDNVLVRAMLTGCWSDRLPSPTLSAVPSSSAVPAQRRADGPLPSPGDFVGLVRDRAVAVLTGPGVNKTDAADLARSCELVGRLALSCVAAPPGEGGVADLVRSALHRQLAN
- the hisN gene encoding histidinol-phosphatase, which codes for MPDYLDDLRLAHVLADAADAATMDRFKALDLKVETKPDMTPVSEADKAAEDLIRGQLQRARPRDAVLGEEYGIEGTGPRRWVIDPIDGTKNYVRGVPVWATLISLTEASEGGYQPVVGLVSAPALGRRWWAAKGHGAFTGRSLSSASRLRVSRVSKLTDASFAYSSLSGWEEQGRLDGFLDLTREVWRTRAYGDFWPYMMVAEGSVDLCAEPELSLWDMAATAIVVTEAGGTFTGLDGRPGPHSGNAAASNGLLHDELLGYLNERY
- a CDS encoding CBS domain-containing protein; protein product: MLVRDAMSTVVLTIGPTHTLRQAAALMSARRIGAAVVHDPDAGGIGILTERDILNSVGLGQNPDAERAHDHTTNNVVFAAPSWTLEEAARAMAHGGFRHLIVLDHEEPVGIVSVRDIIRCWAPVRQHVPA
- a CDS encoding Fur family transcriptional regulator translates to MSDLLERLRGRGWRMTAQRRVVAEVLAGDHVHLTADEVHARAVAKLPEISRATVYNTLGELVTLGEVLEVSTDKRAKRYDPNAHRPHHHLVCAQCGSIRDVHPTGNPMADLPDSERFGFTVSDVEVTYRGLCPNCAKA
- a CDS encoding ABC transporter ATP-binding protein encodes the protein MGEPYPKLRANDLTRTFGRTPHTVDALGPLDLTVAPGEFVCVVGPSGCGKSTLLRIAAGLLRPSTGTLEIRTSSSRPAAMIFQDYGIYDWKTIRANVRFGLDIHRLPRREAHARADDWLARMGLSDFAAAYPATLSGGMRQRVAIARALAVEPELLLMDEPFAALDAQLRTILQDELLDITQSLRTTTLFITHSLEEAIVLGDRVLVMSARPGRIIAEHRPPFARPRTGSIRATPEFTALKSELWDLLRKEAVPA
- a CDS encoding ABC transporter permease; the encoded protein is MTTLAKPPAEAVLVRRPGPQELHPARTHRRRRALELSLALAVPLFLLLLWQLAAAQAWIDDRVYPAPSTILADGWDRAAAGDLWPDVWATLKRVLAGYAVGTAAGYALGLLMGSLSLIRAALEPLLDALYVVPKLALLPIFLNMFGLGEGPQVALVAATVFFFVWISTMSAVMSIPSGHRDAGQVFGASRWQMFRHVLLPASLPAVLVGARIAAGVAVLVIVASEQIAATNGLGHLIFDSRALFQNDVMFVGIVCVAILGVLFSELIRFAGRLLTPWAPRDRGRGQS